The Arachis ipaensis cultivar K30076 chromosome B10, Araip1.1, whole genome shotgun sequence DNA window AGTGAAAGGAGTTTCACAatttacataaaataaaaaataggacaaccaagtaattattttttaattgttacATTTGGATAAATATTTgatccatttattttatttaggtgAATTACTCATATAAATGCGGCCGTATTCTTTCATGCACGCAAAAGTGATAGATACGTTaccacaataaaaataaataaataataaaaaaagggaTAAGCTTTCACACTATTTTGTCCGATAGCGTGAGGTGCGAATGTTGGAAGCATGGAAGCAAAGCAAAGGGCGAGAATGGCGGCAACCCATAACTCGATCATAAATCCCCCATCAACCCTCTCACTTTCTTTTCTCCATTGAGAAACACCTGGCATCGCCACCAAGAGAGAAGATTCCACGTTTGCGtttgttactttttattattttactgtTGCACACACCCACAACCCCCCTTCTTTAACTTCAACTTCAACACAAAGTATCTTCCTTACTTCAAAAAAGTGATCTTTTCCTATTCGAGAGTTCAGAGCAATGGGTGAATTTGGCGTTTCGCTCAAGGAAACTAAAAAAAATAGTGTTGCTGCTGCTACTAGTAATAGTAATGTTCTTGGGTTGGGTAGTGTGAGTAACAAGGTGCAGGTGCAGCAGCAGCagcataataatattaatattaataataattatcttGAAGCATTTCCTAGTAagacgaggatgatgatgatgatgatgatggtgcatCATAATCATCACCACCGTCCATTTGACAGTGATTCATCTGCTTCTGCTCtcgatggtgatggtgatggtccCACGCTTCAGCACCATTTGTTAACTACTAATCATAATCATAGTATAAACAACGCTGTAGCTGCTAATAGTGGTGTTAATAccgttgttgatgatgatgatgatgatggtgcagCAGCATCTGTAGAAGAAACAAGACAACCTTTGCAGCAGCCTTTTCACTTTTCTCACTCTCCGTATTATTCTCCTTCTTCTGCTACTACAACTACAACTACAACCACAACCACTACTCGCCATCCCTTCAAATCGCCAGGTTCTTCTTACTTTGTGGGTTTGGTtcttaataatttatatattaaaaaagattgcatctttttaaccgggttaaaaaaaaagtgaaagagggtcagaagagagagaaagagagagtacTGTTTACTATGTCGGAGATTCTGAGAAACATGCTTGTGTTAATCTAGGAACAAGTGGTGGAATGATGGCGGCATCTTTAGGGAGGTTCCCTTTCACAAGTGCTCAATGGAGGGAACTTGAAAGACAAGCTATGATTTACAAGTACATGATGGCTTCTATTCCTGTTCCTCCAGAGCTACTCCTTATGCCTATCGCTGCTGCTTCTCGCTCATCTCCTTGTATGTTTATTTCACTTTGACACTCAAAAAGTTTGTGCCTTTTCATGTTGTTTCTGTTTATGTATTCTAATTCTACTGTTTGTTGGAGCagtggaaggaggaggaggaggaggtggtggtttCAATCTGAGGCTTTCAAGCAGTAACAATAATGATGCAGAACCAAATAGGTGCAGGAGAACAGATGGTAAGAAATGGAGATGTTCAAGAGAGGTTGCTCCTAATCACAAGTACTGTGAGCGTCATATGCATAGAGGCCGTCCCCGTTCAAGAAAGCCTGTGGAACttcacaacaacaacaataacaatggacACAATCTACTTAAGAGGGCTCGCCATGATTCTCATCCTTATGCTGCCTCTAGTGCTGCTGTTACTGTCGCATTCTCTAACCACTCTACAAGAAAAGATCCTTCTTCACCTCATTTTCTTGCTTCTGCTACCACCAATCATCATTCATACCTTGAATCtgcttcttccctttctcttCACAACTTCGGTGCTGGTTCTGTTCCATCAAGTAGGGAGCCCAGGTGAGTGAGTTTCAACTTTCAAGTTtgg harbors:
- the LOC107623770 gene encoding growth-regulating factor 1, which codes for MGEFGVSLKETKKNSVAAATSNSNVLGLGSVSNKVQVQQQQHNNININNNYLEAFPSKTRMMMMMMMVHHNHHHRPFDSDSSASALDGDGDGPTLQHHLLTTNHNHSINNAVAANSGVNTVVDDDDDDGAAASVEETRQPLQQPFHFSHSPYYSPSSATTTTTTTTTTTRHPFKSPGTSGGMMAASLGRFPFTSAQWRELERQAMIYKYMMASIPVPPELLLMPIAAASRSSPLEGGGGGGGGFNLRLSSSNNNDAEPNRCRRTDGKKWRCSREVAPNHKYCERHMHRGRPRSRKPVELHNNNNNNGHNLLKRARHDSHPYAASSAAVTVAFSNHSTRKDPSSPHFLASATTNHHSYLESASSLSLHNFGAGSVPSSREPRGLDWMLNGDPISLGTSDSEWNTLMNNNKVGFNAMSSCSNTEPQYMNSFPVYSPGLDQQHNKRSPTFLNPVLVPMETLQSDKPRVFIDAWSNAATDQETNDADNKNSVSSIGKLSLSSLDLSMGGGYMHEEVGLGLMEEPEPEENNTSNGTKSGFSNWPTPPPWVASTTTPGGPLAEVLMPSTVTSTNDGAAATSNSNLSSPATTMVSSPSGVLHKTLASLSDSSSNSSPRVPSSGANSEIALLRFNQK